From one Halothece sp. PCC 7418 genomic stretch:
- a CDS encoding energy-coupling factor ABC transporter permease: MVALSFYLVIGAASPAQAMHIMEGFLPVGWAVFWWVVALPFFVVGLRSLTRVTRETPELKLLLALAGAFSFVLSALKIPSVTGSCSHPTGTGLGAVLFGPGVMTVLGSLVLVFQAVLLAHGGITTLGANAFAMAIVGPWVAYGVYRLTMSWGKPKAGIFLAAALGNLVTYIVTSVQLALAFPAANGGFITAFLKFAGIFAVTQVPLAISEGLLTVLVWNWLQSYAVDELQTLKLLKTES, translated from the coding sequence ATGGTAGCTTTAAGTTTTTACTTAGTGATAGGTGCAGCTTCTCCCGCGCAAGCGATGCACATTATGGAAGGCTTTTTACCTGTGGGCTGGGCGGTCTTTTGGTGGGTGGTCGCGCTTCCTTTTTTTGTGGTTGGCTTGAGAAGTTTAACCCGTGTCACCCGTGAAACCCCAGAACTGAAATTACTTCTGGCTTTAGCAGGAGCGTTTAGTTTTGTGCTTTCTGCGCTCAAAATTCCCTCAGTGACAGGAAGTTGTTCTCACCCCACTGGTACGGGATTAGGGGCGGTTTTATTCGGTCCTGGTGTGATGACGGTATTAGGAAGCCTTGTGCTTGTCTTTCAAGCAGTATTACTCGCTCATGGGGGGATCACCACTTTGGGTGCAAATGCGTTTGCGATGGCGATTGTTGGCCCTTGGGTTGCTTATGGCGTTTATCGCCTGACAATGAGTTGGGGGAAACCCAAAGCAGGAATTTTTCTCGCAGCAGCTTTAGGAAACTTGGTAACTTATATCGTCACTTCGGTGCAACTGGCTTTAGCTTTTCCTGCTGCTAATGGTGGGTTTATTACTGCTTTCTTAAAGTTTGCTGGCATTTTTGCTGTCACTCAAGTTCCCTTAGCCATTAGTGAGGGTTTACTCACAGTATTGGTCTGGAATTGGCTGCAATCTTACGCAGTGGATGAACTGCAAACGCTGAAATTATTGAAAACCGAATCCTAA
- a CDS encoding CBS domain-containing protein → MLTLILCHQTADFDALGSAVGLTRLYAGAKLVLTGGAHPGVQSFLALHRDELAVIERRSVHPEDIETLIVVDTQQRDRVGKAQSWFDLPQLKHIILYDHHPFQGDIPATITQIDTVGATTTLIVEALRKTAVSLTPIEATVMALGIHSDTGSLTFPQTTPRDAIALAWLMEVGANINVIADYVEPSLSPQLQQFLSEALDKVQTESVQGYTLAWVDLESEEFVPGLSSVGERLIEVMEADALLLLHSYSHGRRGSLIARSRLPKVNLSQILGEFGGGGHPQAASANLKTANPKKTLQALITTIKSQIPHPPTAQELMSSPVRTIRPQTTITEAQRVLLRYGHSGLSVVNENDELVGIISRRDLDLALHHGFGHAPVKGYMTRNLKTIAPDTLLPDIEDLMVTYDVGRLPVLQDNQLLGIVTRTDVLRELHQERGITQKDQDEKALISACLLPNFKNRLKPALWNLLSHAAEEAEKRGWQLYIVGGAVRDILLASPPHASETNTPLFLQDIDLVVDGFHRAADVGAGVELAKALQNDYPPARLEVHGEFQTAALLWHNHPELDSLWVDIATARTEFYPYPAANPEVEASSIRQDLYRRDFTINALAIRLTRPKSGELLDFFGGLIDLRSRLVRVLHPNSFIEDPTRIYRAVKFAVRLGFDIEPQTEDYIRYAIASGVYDRSRLENSKAPALQTRLKAELKYILESPYWRPALKLLSDLTALRCLHPQLELDERLWWQVRFLGRCLQQFDPQHTLTHWQMRLETILAYLPTTEERVSIATQLELPNDSIKRLKTLDATKQTIITHLSQDLSSEDALHIYETLRQQRSDLLQHPFNEIEISVKQTLLKESYRPRDLVKILQSHKLPMLVLTAVQTPRKVRRRIWQYLTHWSQVNAPLDGNDLKALGYKPGPQYREILESLLDATLDGVIQTQAEAKVFLAQHYPQ, encoded by the coding sequence ATGTTAACCCTGATTTTATGCCACCAAACGGCTGATTTTGACGCTCTCGGATCGGCGGTGGGTTTAACTCGTCTCTATGCGGGTGCAAAGTTAGTTCTCACGGGTGGGGCGCATCCGGGGGTACAATCATTTTTAGCCTTACATCGGGACGAACTTGCAGTGATTGAACGGCGCAGTGTTCACCCAGAAGACATTGAAACCTTAATTGTCGTCGATACACAACAGCGCGATCGCGTGGGGAAAGCTCAAAGTTGGTTTGATCTCCCGCAACTGAAACATATTATTCTCTATGATCATCATCCGTTTCAAGGCGACATCCCCGCAACGATAACTCAGATTGATACCGTTGGCGCAACCACAACTTTAATTGTAGAAGCCTTAAGAAAAACAGCAGTTTCTCTCACCCCCATTGAAGCGACGGTCATGGCGTTAGGGATTCATAGTGATACTGGGTCGCTGACGTTTCCCCAAACTACTCCTCGGGACGCGATCGCGCTGGCTTGGTTAATGGAAGTTGGTGCAAATATTAATGTCATTGCTGATTATGTCGAACCCAGTCTGTCTCCGCAGTTGCAACAGTTTTTATCTGAGGCGTTAGACAAGGTACAAACAGAATCTGTTCAAGGCTACACCCTAGCGTGGGTTGATTTAGAAAGTGAAGAATTTGTCCCTGGGTTATCCAGTGTCGGGGAACGGTTAATTGAGGTGATGGAAGCAGATGCTTTGTTACTGTTGCATAGTTATTCTCACGGGAGGCGAGGGAGTTTAATTGCGCGATCGCGCTTACCCAAAGTCAATCTCAGTCAAATCTTAGGGGAATTCGGCGGAGGTGGACACCCACAAGCAGCGTCAGCAAACTTAAAAACCGCTAATCCGAAAAAGACCCTACAAGCGTTAATTACAACAATCAAATCGCAAATCCCCCATCCGCCCACCGCACAAGAATTAATGTCCTCTCCAGTGCGTACCATTCGCCCCCAGACTACCATTACCGAAGCCCAGCGCGTGCTTCTTCGTTATGGACATTCGGGTTTATCGGTTGTTAACGAAAATGATGAACTAGTGGGGATTATCTCTCGTCGCGATCTCGATCTCGCCTTACATCACGGCTTTGGTCATGCGCCCGTTAAAGGATACATGACCCGCAACTTAAAAACGATCGCGCCTGATACCCTTTTACCTGACATTGAAGATCTGATGGTGACTTATGATGTGGGACGCTTACCCGTTTTACAAGACAATCAACTCCTCGGCATTGTCACCCGCACCGATGTTTTACGAGAACTGCATCAAGAGCGTGGAATCACTCAAAAAGATCAGGATGAAAAGGCTCTCATTTCTGCTTGTTTACTTCCCAACTTCAAAAATCGCCTAAAACCCGCCCTGTGGAATCTCTTATCTCATGCAGCCGAAGAAGCCGAAAAACGAGGTTGGCAACTGTATATTGTCGGGGGGGCGGTGCGGGATATTCTTCTCGCTAGTCCTCCTCATGCTTCGGAAACAAACACTCCTCTATTCCTGCAAGATATTGATTTAGTGGTGGATGGGTTTCATCGTGCAGCAGATGTGGGCGCAGGAGTGGAATTAGCCAAAGCCCTGCAAAATGATTATCCTCCCGCCCGTTTAGAAGTGCATGGAGAGTTTCAAACCGCAGCGTTATTGTGGCACAATCATCCTGAATTAGACTCGTTATGGGTGGATATTGCCACTGCTAGAACCGAGTTTTATCCTTATCCTGCAGCCAACCCTGAAGTAGAAGCCAGTTCCATCCGTCAAGACTTATATCGTCGAGATTTTACCATTAATGCTTTAGCAATTCGACTGACGCGACCGAAAAGCGGGGAACTGTTAGACTTTTTTGGCGGATTGATTGATTTAAGATCGCGCTTGGTGCGAGTGCTTCATCCCAACAGTTTTATTGAAGATCCGACACGGATTTATCGGGCGGTAAAATTTGCCGTTCGTCTGGGGTTTGACATTGAACCGCAAACAGAAGATTATATTCGTTACGCGATCGCGAGTGGAGTTTATGATCGCTCTCGTCTTGAAAATAGCAAAGCCCCAGCCCTGCAAACTCGCCTGAAAGCAGAACTGAAATATATTTTAGAATCTCCTTACTGGCGACCTGCTCTGAAATTATTATCGGATTTAACCGCCTTACGTTGTCTGCATCCCCAGTTAGAATTAGATGAACGTCTCTGGTGGCAAGTTCGATTTCTGGGGCGGTGTTTACAGCAGTTTGATCCTCAACATACCCTCACTCACTGGCAAATGCGACTAGAGACGATTCTCGCTTATCTTCCGACAACAGAGGAACGAGTGTCGATCGCGACTCAGCTTGAACTTCCCAATGATAGTATTAAACGCCTCAAAACACTAGACGCTACCAAACAAACCATTATTACTCACCTATCTCAAGATTTATCCTCAGAAGACGCGCTGCACATTTATGAAACCTTACGTCAACAACGGTCAGATTTACTGCAACATCCCTTCAATGAAATCGAAATCTCAGTGAAACAGACACTTTTAAAAGAAAGCTATCGTCCCAGAGATTTAGTAAAAATCTTACAGTCTCATAAGTTACCGATGTTGGTTTTAACGGCGGTGCAAACGCCTCGCAAAGTAAGACGACGGATCTGGCAATATCTCACCCATTGGTCACAAGTCAACGCCCCCTTAGATGGCAATGATCTCAAAGCCTTGGGATACAAACCTGGTCCCCAATATCGGGAAATTTTAGAAAGTTTGTTAGATGCAACTCTCGACGGCGTGATTCAAACCCAAGCAGAAGCCAAAGTGTTTCTTGCCCAGCATTATCCACAATAA
- a CDS encoding ATP-binding protein codes for MDEQLSSPLGSVVGGSLTEGLEVRLHPDVSVEEMRVGKFLVVQGARSRFFCLLTDVSLGTSSNRIVSDPPSPQDDLLRKVLAGSSTYGTIELAPMLMFTYPDQKKTLPTPQEQNGKSPLASYQAQTSTEMELLPVKTIPSHFSQVHEASQADFRAVFGWEDDPMRKNFSVGQPLDMDVPVCVNLETFVERSNGIFGKSGTGKSFLTRLLLSGIIRQQAAVNLIFDMHSEYGWEAMQEGKGFSTVKGLRQLFPGEVEIYTLDRDSTKRRGVNDAQELYLSYDQITIEDLRLVGQELGLSEAALDNAQILYSEFGKHWITQLITMSNDDIQEFCEERQGHKGSISALQRKLMRLENLKYIRSACPYNYIDQILQSLDAGKHVVVEFGSQSNMLSYMLATNMITRRIHQSYVKKSEDYLQSKNPTLRPQQLVITIEEAHRFLDSATVQQTIFGTIAREMRKYFVTLLVVDQRPSGIDPEVMSQVGTRVTCLLNDEKDIDAIFTGVSGGANLRSVLAKLDSKQQALILGHAVPMPVVVRTRPFDQTFYAEIADPDWQEMDDNQLFEAADAAKADLGF; via the coding sequence ATGGACGAACAACTCTCTTCTCCTCTCGGTTCAGTTGTCGGTGGTTCTCTCACTGAAGGCTTAGAAGTCCGACTCCATCCTGATGTGTCAGTGGAAGAAATGCGAGTGGGGAAATTTTTAGTCGTTCAAGGTGCGCGATCGCGCTTTTTTTGTCTTCTCACTGATGTCTCTCTCGGAACATCCAGTAACCGTATTGTTTCTGATCCCCCCTCACCCCAAGATGACTTACTCAGAAAAGTTTTAGCAGGAAGCAGCACTTATGGGACAATTGAACTTGCTCCCATGTTAATGTTCACCTATCCCGACCAGAAAAAAACGTTACCAACACCACAAGAACAAAACGGGAAAAGTCCGTTAGCCTCCTATCAAGCCCAAACCAGTACGGAGATGGAATTATTACCCGTAAAAACCATTCCCAGTCATTTTAGCCAAGTTCATGAAGCAAGCCAAGCTGATTTTCGGGCGGTCTTTGGTTGGGAAGATGACCCAATGCGGAAAAACTTTTCTGTTGGACAACCGCTAGACATGGATGTTCCCGTCTGTGTCAACTTAGAAACCTTTGTCGAACGTAGCAACGGGATTTTTGGCAAGTCTGGAACAGGAAAATCCTTTCTCACCCGCTTATTACTCTCAGGAATCATCCGCCAACAAGCAGCCGTCAATTTGATCTTTGATATGCACTCGGAATATGGTTGGGAAGCCATGCAAGAAGGAAAAGGGTTTAGTACCGTTAAAGGTTTACGACAACTCTTTCCTGGCGAAGTCGAAATTTACACCCTTGATCGCGATTCTACCAAACGCCGTGGAGTGAATGACGCACAAGAACTTTATCTCAGTTATGACCAAATTACCATTGAAGACCTGCGCCTAGTCGGACAAGAATTAGGGTTATCAGAAGCAGCGTTAGACAACGCCCAAATTTTATATTCTGAGTTTGGGAAACATTGGATCACGCAACTGATTACCATGAGTAATGATGATATCCAAGAGTTTTGTGAAGAAAGACAAGGACATAAAGGATCGATTAGTGCGCTACAACGGAAACTGATGCGCTTAGAAAATTTGAAATATATCCGATCTGCTTGTCCGTATAATTACATTGATCAAATTTTGCAATCTTTAGACGCTGGAAAGCACGTGGTGGTGGAGTTCGGATCGCAATCGAATATGCTGTCGTATATGCTAGCAACAAACATGATCACACGGCGCATTCACCAATCTTACGTGAAAAAATCTGAGGATTACCTGCAATCGAAAAACCCCACCTTACGCCCGCAACAACTTGTCATTACCATTGAAGAAGCGCACCGTTTCTTAGACTCGGCAACGGTTCAACAAACCATTTTCGGCACGATCGCGCGGGAAATGCGGAAATATTTTGTCACCCTCTTAGTCGTCGATCAACGTCCCTCTGGAATTGACCCCGAAGTCATGTCGCAAGTCGGAACTCGCGTCACCTGTTTACTCAACGACGAAAAAGACATTGATGCGATTTTCACAGGGGTTTCAGGGGGCGCAAACTTACGATCTGTTCTCGCTAAACTGGACTCGAAACAACAGGCTTTAATTTTAGGTCACGCTGTCCCCATGCCTGTGGTTGTCCGCACTCGTCCCTTTGATCAAACATTCTATGCTGAAATTGCCGATCCCGACTGGCAAGAAATGGATGATAATCAATTATTTGAAGCAGCGGACGCAGCCAAAGCTGACTTAGGATTTTAG
- a CDS encoding RNA-guided endonuclease TnpB family protein translates to MLTLTYEYKLQPNRQQIEIIEHTLSVCRSVWNFALRERKDWHNSRKSPVNACSIQQEYIIPADEPYPNYHKQAKALTEAKKTDERLKSVNAQVLQQVLRTIDRAFADMKEKGLGFPRFKNRYRLRSYVYPQLRGKELVKGNQIKLPQLGWVRFRKSRDIPEGFKIKQARVVRKASGYFVMLSLQLDVDVPQPFPHGHPRGLDLGFDKFVATSDGLEVKRPRFLKSLQRKLRSLQRRLKNKQKGSNNRHKLNRKIARVHQRISDTRKDWHFKLAHHLCDGAGMIFVEDINFRTWQRGMLSKHAADAGFGQFVNILQWVCWKRDVYFAKVDKDGTSQECSRCGTETGKKTLEIRIHNCPECGYIGARDVVSGEVIRNRGLSDLGQGLDVKQNACGDDLAGALPSQESVRQESLVARLGISHYSR, encoded by the coding sequence ATGTTAACTCTCACCTACGAGTACAAGTTACAACCAAACCGACAGCAGATTGAGATTATTGAACATACGCTCTCAGTTTGCCGTTCGGTTTGGAACTTTGCGCTTAGGGAGCGAAAAGATTGGCATAATTCTCGCAAGTCACCTGTTAATGCCTGTTCCATTCAACAAGAATATATCATCCCTGCTGATGAACCTTATCCTAATTACCACAAACAAGCAAAGGCTTTAACCGAAGCCAAGAAAACCGATGAACGCCTTAAGTCAGTTAACGCTCAAGTCCTTCAGCAAGTTCTGAGAACCATTGACCGAGCGTTTGCTGATATGAAGGAGAAGGGACTAGGGTTTCCTCGGTTTAAGAATCGGTATCGTCTTCGCTCTTACGTTTACCCCCAACTCAGAGGAAAAGAGTTGGTTAAAGGAAACCAGATTAAATTGCCCCAGTTGGGTTGGGTCAGGTTCAGAAAGTCAAGAGACATTCCAGAGGGATTTAAGATTAAGCAAGCCAGAGTTGTCCGCAAGGCTTCTGGCTACTTCGTGATGCTTTCCCTCCAGTTGGATGTGGATGTCCCTCAACCTTTTCCTCATGGACATCCAAGAGGGTTAGACCTCGGGTTTGACAAGTTTGTCGCTACTTCCGATGGTTTAGAAGTTAAAAGACCTCGGTTCTTAAAGTCTTTACAACGGAAGCTGCGATCGCTCCAACGTAGGCTAAAGAACAAACAAAAAGGGTCGAATAACCGACATAAGCTAAATCGGAAAATAGCAAGAGTGCATCAACGCATCTCTGACACTCGTAAGGATTGGCACTTTAAGTTGGCGCACCACTTGTGCGACGGTGCTGGAATGATTTTTGTCGAAGACATTAACTTCCGCACTTGGCAAAGAGGAATGTTGTCTAAACACGCTGCGGATGCTGGGTTTGGGCAGTTTGTTAACATTCTCCAGTGGGTTTGTTGGAAGAGAGATGTTTACTTTGCCAAAGTTGACAAGGATGGTACTTCTCAAGAGTGTAGCCGATGCGGGACAGAGACGGGCAAAAAGACTCTTGAGATTAGAATCCATAACTGTCCTGAATGTGGCTACATCGGAGCAAGAGATGTAGTGAGTGGTGAAGTAATCAGAAATCGGGGATTGTCTGACCTCGGGCAGGGGTTGGACGTTAAACAAAATGCCTGTGGAGACGATCTGGCGGGGGCTTTGCCTAGCCAAGAGTCTGTGAGACAGGAAAGCCTAGTCGCGAGGCTGGGAATCTCTCACTATAGCCGTTAG
- the tnpA gene encoding IS200/IS605 family transposase, whose product MSYKKGWRTVYSLTAHIVLVTKYRRKAINTSILQRLTEIFEDTLKKWQSELMEFNGEPDHVHLLISYPPHVQLSKLIANLKTVSSRLIRKEFPNHIDRFYYKPVFWTGAYFVASCGGVTVEQLKRYVENQRMS is encoded by the coding sequence ATGTCATACAAAAAAGGATGGAGAACTGTTTACTCTCTTACTGCTCATATCGTTTTAGTTACCAAATACCGTCGAAAAGCGATCAACACTTCCATTCTCCAAAGACTGACAGAAATCTTCGAGGATACCTTGAAAAAGTGGCAATCTGAGTTAATGGAATTTAATGGAGAACCTGATCATGTCCACCTTTTAATTAGTTACCCTCCTCATGTCCAACTCTCAAAACTAATTGCTAACTTGAAAACCGTATCGAGCCGTTTAATTAGGAAAGAGTTTCCTAACCACATCGATAGGTTTTATTACAAGCCAGTGTTTTGGACAGGTGCTTATTTTGTTGCTTCTTGTGGAGGAGTAACCGTTGAGCAGTTGAAGAGATACGTGGAAAATCAAAGGATGTCCTAA
- a CDS encoding energy-coupling factor ABC transporter ATP-binding protein, whose amino-acid sequence MEFDQVRYTYPCTNQPALNDLSLKIPEGKRCVFIGQNGCGKTTLFRLANGLYRPEKGVVRWQGEPMQYNRRYLNQLRQQVGLVFQNPEQQLVATTVEEDLSYGLFNFGFPEAEIRERVQQALIDFNLTELADYPVNYLSLGQKKRVAIADVMILRPHLLLLDEPTAYLDPKQVTSLREMLDRVQTTGTTIVIATHDLNLVQDWADWTFLIDQGQLILESTPESLFHQPQPLERLGFKKYSC is encoded by the coding sequence ATGGAGTTTGACCAAGTTCGTTACACCTATCCTTGCACGAATCAGCCTGCATTAAATGATTTATCTTTAAAAATTCCAGAAGGGAAACGCTGTGTCTTTATTGGGCAAAACGGCTGTGGTAAAACCACTTTATTTCGGCTGGCTAATGGGCTGTATCGACCTGAAAAAGGGGTTGTGCGTTGGCAAGGTGAACCCATGCAGTATAATCGCCGTTATTTGAATCAACTGCGACAACAGGTGGGTTTAGTGTTTCAAAATCCAGAACAGCAATTAGTTGCGACGACAGTAGAGGAAGATTTATCTTATGGCTTATTTAATTTTGGCTTCCCAGAAGCAGAAATTCGAGAACGGGTGCAGCAAGCGTTAATTGATTTTAATTTAACTGAGTTAGCCGATTATCCTGTAAATTATCTCAGTTTAGGGCAAAAAAAGCGTGTCGCGATCGCGGATGTAATGATTCTTCGCCCTCACTTATTGTTACTCGATGAACCGACTGCTTATCTCGATCCGAAACAAGTGACAAGTTTACGAGAAATGCTCGATCGCGTTCAAACAACAGGAACAACTATTGTCATTGCAACCCACGACTTAAACTTAGTTCAAGATTGGGCAGATTGGACGTTTCTGATTGATCAAGGACAACTGATTTTAGAAAGCACTCCTGAATCCCTCTTTCATCAACCGCAACCGCTAGAACGTCTCGGCTTCAAAAAATATTCTTGTTAG
- a CDS encoding energy-coupling factor ABC transporter substrate-binding protein, translating into MMNQTNQKKPQGNWLLILTVVALAILPLVFVRGEYGGADGEAEAAIGELKPDYEPWFGNMIELPSGEVESLLFVSQAAIGAGVIGYVIGLYKGRTQQSKKEEG; encoded by the coding sequence ATGATGAATCAAACGAATCAAAAGAAACCACAAGGAAACTGGTTGCTGATTTTAACTGTTGTTGCACTTGCCATTTTGCCTCTTGTCTTTGTGCGCGGTGAATATGGGGGTGCGGATGGAGAAGCAGAAGCAGCGATTGGAGAATTAAAGCCCGATTATGAACCGTGGTTTGGTAATATGATTGAACTACCCAGTGGTGAAGTTGAAAGCCTGTTGTTTGTTTCGCAAGCAGCAATCGGGGCAGGAGTAATTGGTTATGTTATTGGCTTATACAAAGGACGAACCCAACAATCGAAGAAAGAGGAAGGATAA
- a CDS encoding helix-turn-helix transcriptional regulator, producing MSQFDQTSPETLSLVADYFKVLSEVSRLHILNCLREQPMNGKQLAEATGLGQANLSKHLKVLTQAGILKREQQGVSAFYRIKDPMIFDLCEVVCGTISNQFKERAESFNQLSSLNLVRS from the coding sequence ATGTCCCAATTCGATCAAACCTCTCCTGAAACCCTGAGCTTAGTTGCAGACTACTTTAAAGTGTTATCAGAAGTGAGTCGCCTCCATATTCTCAACTGTTTACGAGAACAACCGATGAATGGGAAACAACTTGCAGAAGCCACGGGTTTAGGACAAGCGAACCTCTCTAAACATTTAAAGGTTTTAACCCAAGCTGGCATCCTCAAACGAGAACAACAGGGGGTGAGTGCATTCTATCGTATTAAAGATCCGATGATTTTTGACTTGTGTGAAGTGGTTTGTGGCACAATTAGCAATCAATTTAAAGAACGAGCAGAATCCTTTAATCAACTCTCCAGCTTGAATCTGGTTCGGAGTTAA
- the cbiQ gene encoding cobalt ECF transporter T component CbiQ has product MHHQIDSLAYTNKLRSLPPKQKLGFAIALFLLGYLAPPLIQILIALWLTFWVIVYAGIPVQVYGKLIAIPVSFWIMSLPALVMGLSWGATVGTGTSDVLWGFSLGQMYLYLSAQGLEQARTIFLRAIALTSCLYFILFTVPFVEIIRVLRDFRCPALITELLVLMYRFIFVLTDTVMEILTAQQSRLGYGNWRTGMHSLSLLIGQLLSRTLENYRQISLGLMSRGFNGELRVLHTRRHRTNWRYAGEAIAGYVVLLILTGVHYVDGV; this is encoded by the coding sequence ATGCACCATCAAATTGATTCTCTCGCTTACACAAACAAGCTGCGATCGCTGCCACCTAAACAGAAACTGGGATTTGCGATCGCCCTTTTTCTCCTTGGCTATCTTGCTCCACCTTTGATCCAAATTCTGATCGCCCTGTGGTTGACGTTTTGGGTGATTGTTTATGCTGGAATTCCAGTTCAAGTCTATGGGAAATTAATCGCGATCCCAGTGAGTTTCTGGATCATGAGTTTACCTGCATTAGTAATGGGACTCAGTTGGGGGGCGACTGTGGGAACTGGGACTTCAGATGTGCTGTGGGGATTTTCCTTGGGTCAGATGTATCTGTATTTGAGTGCTCAGGGATTAGAACAGGCAAGAACGATCTTTTTACGCGCGATCGCGCTGACTTCTTGTCTGTATTTTATTCTCTTTACAGTCCCCTTTGTGGAAATTATCCGCGTCTTAAGAGACTTCCGTTGTCCCGCTTTAATCACCGAACTCCTTGTGTTAATGTATCGTTTTATTTTTGTTTTAACCGATACCGTAATGGAAATCCTCACCGCCCAACAATCTCGCTTGGGCTATGGAAACTGGCGTACTGGAATGCACAGCCTGAGTTTACTCATTGGTCAACTGCTTTCGCGGACATTAGAAAACTATCGACAAATCTCGTTAGGCTTAATGTCTCGGGGATTTAATGGGGAATTGCGCGTGCTACACACTCGTCGCCATCGTACCAATTGGCGATATGCAGGAGAAGCGATAGCAGGTTATGTTGTTTTACTGATTCTGACGGGAGTCCATTATGTTGATGGAGTTTGA